The Polyangiaceae bacterium DNA window GCCCCCATTGCCGATTGCGGTCTTTGACTGGAACGCGTGCCAGCCCGTGCCGGTCTTGTCCTTCTCGGGGTCCAAGAACGCCGTCACACGACCCTTCTGGTAGTCGTGCATCAGGAAGTTCCAGGCGACCACGGCGAACCCCAGCACACCGAAGCCCATCACCGCGACGCTGCTGCGACGGATCTTCGTCATCGCGAGGATGGAGAACGCCGTGAGCACGTAGACGAGCGAGGTCCCGAGGTCGGGCTGCTTCATGACCAGGATGAACGGCACTGCCGTCAGCAGCCCGGGTAGCCAGAGATCGAATAGGCTTCTCGGCTCTGTCTTCGGATCGTCGTGCACCGCGCGCGCCAGAGCGAGCACCACGAGGATCTTCATGAACTCCGACGGCTGAAACGTGAACGATCCGATCTGAAACCAGCGGATGGAACCACGAATACCCGTTCCGAATACGAAGAGCAGAACCAGGGTGACGATGCCCCCGCCGTACAAGAAGTAGGCGAAGCGCTCGAAGTGCCGATAGTCGATTGCCGCGACCAAGATCGCGAGCAACACGCCAACCACCAGCCAGTAGACCTGGGAGACGTAGATGTCAGCGAGGGACTTCTTCGAGGAGACGTCGAGGTACACGCTCGTGGCGCTGTACAGGTTGACGACGCCAATCACCCCGATTGCAGCTGTAACCAAGAACAGCGGCCAGTCGAAGTGCTCACGGCCACTGACCCGATCAGTGCGCAGCATGGCCCTCCGAGTCTGAGCGGTGCTCAGCCAGCCATTGCCTCACGGAACACCTCGGTCCCGCTTCG harbors:
- a CDS encoding FtsW/RodA/SpoVE family cell cycle protein, whose protein sequence is MLRTDRVSGREHFDWPLFLVTAAIGVIGVVNLYSATSVYLDVSSKKSLADIYVSQVYWLVVGVLLAILVAAIDYRHFERFAYFLYGGGIVTLVLLFVFGTGIRGSIRWFQIGSFTFQPSEFMKILVVLALARAVHDDPKTEPRSLFDLWLPGLLTAVPFILVMKQPDLGTSLVYVLTAFSILAMTKIRRSSVAVMGFGVLGFAVVAWNFLMHDYQKGRVTAFLDPEKDKTGTGWHAFQSKTAIGNGG